The following proteins come from a genomic window of Micromonospora zamorensis:
- a CDS encoding SigE family RNA polymerase sigma factor, producing MTFEEYVGSRGPALIRLARLLTGDEHRAEDLTQEVLSRAYVHWRKISRADRPDVYVRRMLVNANNSWWRRRSSRELVVDTFVDRAQRGDLGREAADRDEMWRLILGLPDRQRAVLVLRFYEDLDDATIAQILDCSPVTVRTHAMRALANLRERCGAPATNGSRP from the coding sequence GTGACCTTCGAGGAGTACGTCGGCAGCCGCGGCCCGGCCCTGATCCGGCTGGCGCGGCTGCTGACCGGTGACGAGCACCGGGCCGAGGATCTCACCCAGGAGGTGCTGTCCCGGGCGTACGTGCACTGGCGCAAGATCTCGCGGGCCGACCGGCCCGACGTGTACGTACGTCGGATGCTGGTCAACGCCAACAACTCCTGGTGGCGACGCCGGTCGAGCCGCGAACTGGTCGTCGACACCTTCGTCGACCGGGCGCAGCGTGGCGACCTCGGCCGTGAGGCGGCCGACCGGGACGAGATGTGGCGGCTGATCCTCGGCCTGCCCGACCGTCAGCGGGCGGTGCTGGTGCTGCGCTTCTACGAGGACCTCGACGACGCGACGATCGCCCAGATCCTGGACTGCTCGCCGGTCACCGTCCGCACCCACGCGATGCGGGCGCTCGCCAACCTCCGGGAGCGCTGCGGTGCCCCGGCCACGAACGGGAGCCGACCGTGA
- a CDS encoding 3-hydroxyacyl-CoA dehydrogenase family protein: protein MARDFSTVGVVGLGTMGAGIVEVFARNGIDVVAVEISEPALERGRVTLAGSTDRAVAKGKLAAADRDALHERVHFAVGLDALHSVDLVIEAVPEHLDLKQRIFAELDRVCRPETILATNTSSLSVTEISVATSRPNQVIGIHFFNPAPVMKLVEVVRTVVTSPEVVADVEALCARLGKVDVTINDRAGFIANALLFGYLNHAVGMFEAHYATREDIDAAMKLGCGLPMGPLALMDLIGLDTAYEILDTMYRRGGRDRRHAPVPLLKQMVTAGLLGRKSGRGFYTYERPGSPVVVPDEATPLATEAAVADGARAITKVGVVGSGTMATGIIEVFAKAGYEVVSVTRGMEKSAKVCEAVKTSLNKGVVRGKLAEADRDAALGRISWSATLDHLADVDLVVEAVVEELSVKKALFASLDEICKPGVVLATTTSSLPVIDVAMATHRPADVVGLHFFNPAPVMPLVEVVRTIRTSPEATATARAVCATLGKTGVVCGDRSGFIVNALLFPYLNDAVKMLEASYSTADDIDHAMKLGCGYPMGPFELLDVVGLDVSLAIQRELYLELREPGFAPAPLLEHLVTAGYLGRKTRRGFRDHSHR from the coding sequence TAACGGCATCGACGTGGTGGCCGTCGAGATCTCCGAGCCGGCGCTGGAGCGCGGCCGGGTCACCCTCGCCGGCTCCACCGACCGTGCCGTCGCCAAGGGCAAGCTCGCCGCCGCCGACCGCGACGCCCTGCACGAGCGGGTGCACTTCGCGGTCGGGCTGGACGCGCTGCACTCCGTCGACCTGGTCATCGAGGCGGTGCCCGAGCACCTGGACCTCAAGCAGCGGATCTTCGCGGAGCTGGACCGGGTCTGCCGGCCGGAGACGATCCTCGCCACCAACACCTCCTCGTTGAGCGTCACCGAGATCTCGGTGGCCACCAGCCGGCCCAACCAGGTGATCGGCATCCACTTCTTCAACCCCGCGCCGGTGATGAAGCTGGTCGAGGTGGTCCGCACTGTCGTCACCTCGCCCGAGGTGGTCGCCGACGTCGAGGCGCTGTGCGCCCGGCTCGGCAAGGTCGACGTCACCATCAACGACCGGGCCGGTTTCATCGCCAACGCGCTGCTGTTCGGCTACCTCAACCACGCCGTCGGCATGTTCGAGGCGCACTACGCGACCCGGGAGGACATCGACGCCGCGATGAAGCTCGGCTGCGGCCTGCCGATGGGCCCGCTGGCGCTGATGGACCTGATCGGCCTGGACACCGCGTACGAGATCCTGGACACCATGTACCGGCGCGGCGGGCGGGACCGCCGGCACGCCCCGGTGCCGCTGCTCAAGCAGATGGTCACGGCGGGGCTGCTCGGCCGGAAGTCGGGTCGGGGCTTCTACACCTACGAGCGGCCCGGTTCGCCGGTGGTCGTACCGGACGAGGCGACGCCGCTGGCCACGGAGGCCGCGGTCGCCGACGGCGCGCGGGCCATCACGAAGGTCGGCGTGGTGGGCTCCGGGACGATGGCCACCGGGATCATCGAGGTCTTCGCCAAGGCCGGCTACGAGGTCGTCTCGGTGACCCGCGGCATGGAGAAGTCCGCGAAGGTCTGCGAGGCCGTGAAGACCTCGCTGAACAAGGGCGTGGTGCGGGGCAAGCTCGCCGAGGCCGACCGGGACGCCGCGCTCGGCCGGATCAGCTGGTCGGCCACGCTCGACCACCTCGCCGACGTCGACCTGGTGGTCGAGGCGGTGGTCGAGGAGCTGAGCGTCAAGAAGGCCCTCTTCGCAAGCCTCGACGAGATCTGCAAGCCGGGCGTCGTGCTGGCCACCACCACCTCCTCGCTGCCGGTGATCGACGTGGCGATGGCCACCCATCGGCCGGCCGACGTCGTGGGGTTGCACTTCTTCAACCCGGCACCGGTCATGCCGCTGGTCGAGGTGGTCCGCACCATCCGCACCTCCCCGGAGGCCACCGCCACCGCCCGCGCGGTCTGCGCCACCCTCGGCAAGACCGGCGTGGTCTGCGGCGACCGGTCCGGGTTCATCGTCAACGCGCTGCTCTTCCCCTACCTGAACGACGCGGTGAAGATGCTGGAGGCCAGCTACTCGACGGCCGACGACATCGACCACGCCATGAAGCTGGGCTGCGGCTACCCGATGGGCCCGTTCGAGCTGCTCGACGTGGTCGGGCTGGACGTGTCGCTGGCGATCCAGCGCGAGCTGTACCTGGAGCTGCGCGAGCCGGGCTTCGCACCCGCGCCGCTGCTGGAGCACCTCGTCACCGCCGGCTACCTGGGCCGCAAGACCCGCCGCGGCTTCCGCGACCACTCGCACCGCTGA
- a CDS encoding alpha/beta hydrolase encodes MSTAIRASSILPRRREDIELHTADGLRLVGELALPADRPPVATLVCLHPLPTHGGMMDSHVFRKAAWRLPALADLAVLRFNTRGTSSMRGTSEGAFDGAVGERYDVAAAIEYAEFAELPNIWLVGWSFGTDLALKYGCDPAIAGAILLSPPLRFSAPEDLATWAASGRPLTALVPEFDDYLRPAEARERFAAVPQAEVVGVPGAKHLWVGDAETVLDEIVRRVNPAVEVPLPTTWDGPMEAGDVSAYADRTVASFADTPVPQPGD; translated from the coding sequence GTGAGCACAGCGATCCGCGCGTCGTCGATCCTGCCCCGCCGCCGGGAGGACATCGAGCTGCACACCGCCGATGGTCTGCGGCTGGTCGGCGAGTTGGCACTACCGGCCGACCGGCCGCCGGTGGCCACCCTGGTCTGCCTGCACCCGCTGCCCACGCACGGCGGGATGATGGACAGCCACGTGTTCCGCAAGGCGGCCTGGCGGCTGCCCGCGCTGGCCGACCTGGCCGTGCTGCGGTTCAACACCCGGGGCACCAGCAGCATGCGCGGCACCAGCGAGGGTGCGTTCGACGGCGCGGTGGGGGAGCGGTACGACGTTGCCGCCGCCATCGAGTACGCGGAGTTCGCCGAGCTGCCCAACATCTGGCTCGTCGGCTGGTCGTTCGGCACCGACCTGGCGTTGAAGTACGGCTGCGACCCGGCGATCGCCGGTGCGATCCTGCTCTCTCCGCCGCTGCGCTTCTCGGCCCCGGAGGATCTGGCCACCTGGGCCGCCTCGGGGCGACCCTTGACGGCGCTGGTGCCGGAGTTCGACGACTACCTGCGCCCGGCCGAGGCGCGGGAGCGGTTCGCGGCGGTGCCGCAGGCCGAGGTGGTCGGCGTCCCGGGTGCCAAGCACCTCTGGGTGGGCGACGCGGAGACGGTGCTCGACGAGATCGTCCGGCGGGTCAACCCGGCCGTCGAGGTGCCGCTCCCGACGACCTGGGACGGCCCGATGGAGGCCGGCGACGTCAGCGCGTACGCCGACCGGACGGTGGCCTCGTTCGCGGACACGCCCGTGCCGCAGCCGGGCGACTGA
- a CDS encoding ATP/GTP-binding protein — protein sequence MTVSPRRNRPRRDENANLDADRVRQGVASVQQWTDGAWQVRGIGAGASVKTYRCPGCNQEIPPGVAHLVAWPADGLGDLTDRRHWHSGCWRARERRGPAVQRGRGAPRY from the coding sequence GTGACTGTGAGCCCCCGTCGCAATCGCCCTCGCCGGGACGAGAACGCCAACCTGGACGCCGACCGCGTCCGGCAGGGTGTCGCCTCGGTGCAGCAGTGGACCGACGGCGCCTGGCAGGTGCGCGGCATCGGGGCGGGCGCGTCGGTCAAGACGTACCGTTGCCCCGGCTGTAACCAGGAGATCCCACCCGGGGTGGCGCACCTGGTGGCCTGGCCGGCAGACGGTCTGGGTGATCTGACCGACCGGCGGCACTGGCACAGCGGTTGCTGGCGTGCCAGGGAGCGACGCGGCCCGGCGGTGCAGCGCGGCCGGGGCGCCCCGCGCTACTGA